A window from Candidatus Poribacteria bacterium encodes these proteins:
- a CDS encoding Hsp20/alpha crystallin family protein yields the protein MRHWRLFDELQQFQAETNRFFSDLYRRLALLELAMSNWYSLDELVPPQYRGYQSLQRTSTTVNVPINPPGYEAEYEELEGSYETQVELPRREERPALPSQSTPAVDIYERDRDVVARVELPGLRQGDIEVFTSGRYLIIRGKISQNIPLPDGVNPDRVRAIYRNGVLEIVVPKDAPARKVEVEFE from the coding sequence ATGAGGCATTGGAGGCTCTTCGACGAACTTCAACAGTTCCAGGCCGAGACGAACAGGTTTTTCAGCGACCTCTATAGAAGGCTGGCCCTTTTGGAGCTGGCTATGAGCAATTGGTACTCTTTGGATGAGCTGGTTCCACCACAATACAGGGGCTATCAAAGTCTTCAACGGACATCCACGACAGTAAACGTCCCGATTAATCCGCCGGGGTATGAGGCGGAATATGAGGAGTTGGAAGGTTCCTATGAAACTCAGGTGGAACTTCCGCGGCGTGAGGAAAGACCCGCACTTCCATCTCAAAGCACACCGGCCGTGGATATATATGAAAGGGACAGAGACGTCGTAGCGAGGGTCGAACTTCCGGGACTCAGGCAGGGGGATATAGAGGTGTTCACCTCAGGGAGATATCTGATCATCAGAGGCAAGATATCACAGAACATCCCCCTGCCAGATGGCGTTAACCCCGATAGAGTTCGAGCGATCTATAGAAACGGCGTTCTCGAGATCGTCGTGCCCAAAGATGCCCCGGCTAGAAAAGTGGAGGTGGAATTCGAGTAG
- the fusA gene encoding elongation factor G, with protein MKEYRTEQIRNVALIGNAGSGKTSLIDAFLFDAGAVDRLGRVDAGNSFVDYDPEEINRKTTLSLKICIAEWGECKLNILDTPGYEDFYGDLASALRVVDSALVVIDAVTGVGGGTEKSWMMADKYGLPRAIVINKLDAEQADFDGVIDQIQQELGARLMPLHIPIGRGSSFSGIVDIISMKAYQFEGEGSGKFEEKDIPGELFSRAEELRESLIEAAAEGEDELTEKYLEGEELTPDEIMRGLKASIRQGIVVPVMCASAYQNIAVPFILDFIVKSLPSPVESKPIESVDGEENRDPSPDAPLAALVFKTTSDPYVGKISYIRVFSGTLSADSQVFNSSRGAGERVTKLYHLNGKNQIETPKIIAGDLGIAVKLQSASTGDTLCAPDAKITLPGIEFPKPVLSLAISAKSQSDDDKLSTILTSIAEEDPTFQVQRDQEMRQVIVSGLGDVHLNVTLERIKRRYNIEATTATPKVPYRETIRKSVEGIHARYKKQTGGRGQFADVVIKMEPLPRGEYFEFVDEIFGGAIPRNFIPAVEKGIRNSMQSGVLAGFPVVDIKVTLYDGKFHPVDSSDLAFQIAASMAFKEAMQKADPVLLEPIMNVEVTVPEEHMGDVLADLNSRRGRVLGVDQQGKYQVIKAQVPMAEMFRYALDLRSMTSARGWFTMEFSHYEEVPYDIAQKIIAAAQAEKED; from the coding sequence ATGAAAGAATACAGGACGGAACAGATCAGAAATGTCGCTTTAATAGGCAATGCCGGTTCAGGTAAAACTTCATTGATCGATGCCTTTCTATTCGACGCCGGAGCAGTTGACAGGCTCGGGCGGGTTGACGCCGGTAACTCCTTTGTGGATTACGATCCTGAGGAGATAAATCGAAAGACCACGCTGAGTCTGAAGATATGTATCGCCGAATGGGGAGAGTGCAAACTGAATATCCTCGATACGCCGGGTTATGAGGACTTCTACGGCGATTTGGCCAGTGCCTTGAGGGTTGTCGATTCCGCCTTGGTCGTGATCGATGCCGTTACAGGCGTCGGAGGCGGGACGGAGAAAAGTTGGATGATGGCTGATAAATACGGACTGCCGAGGGCGATCGTCATAAACAAGCTCGATGCCGAACAGGCTGACTTTGACGGGGTAATCGATCAGATCCAACAGGAGCTGGGCGCCAGGCTTATGCCGCTACATATCCCGATAGGCAGGGGGAGCTCCTTCTCCGGCATAGTCGACATCATCTCGATGAAAGCCTATCAGTTCGAGGGAGAGGGCAGCGGGAAGTTTGAGGAGAAGGACATACCGGGGGAACTGTTCTCCAGGGCGGAGGAGCTCCGAGAATCCTTGATAGAAGCGGCAGCGGAGGGCGAGGATGAGCTGACCGAGAAATACCTCGAGGGCGAGGAGCTCACGCCGGATGAGATAATGAGGGGATTGAAGGCCTCTATCCGCCAGGGAATCGTCGTTCCGGTGATGTGTGCATCGGCGTATCAGAACATCGCTGTGCCGTTCATCCTGGATTTCATCGTCAAATCGCTCCCCTCACCCGTCGAATCGAAACCGATAGAAAGCGTCGATGGCGAGGAAAACCGTGATCCCTCTCCCGATGCCCCGTTGGCGGCTTTGGTCTTCAAGACGACCTCCGACCCGTACGTCGGGAAAATCAGCTACATCAGGGTCTTTTCGGGAACCCTCAGCGCCGATTCACAGGTCTTCAACTCAAGTAGAGGAGCAGGTGAAAGGGTTACGAAGCTCTACCACCTCAACGGGAAAAACCAGATCGAAACCCCCAAGATCATAGCCGGTGATCTCGGAATAGCTGTCAAGCTTCAATCTGCTTCCACTGGCGATACCCTCTGCGCGCCGGACGCCAAGATAACCCTGCCGGGGATCGAGTTCCCCAAACCCGTTCTCTCGCTCGCCATATCAGCCAAAAGCCAGAGTGACGACGATAAACTGAGCACTATCCTCACCTCAATAGCTGAAGAGGATCCGACCTTCCAGGTTCAACGCGATCAGGAGATGAGACAGGTGATCGTCTCCGGATTGGGCGACGTGCATCTGAACGTCACCCTGGAGAGGATCAAACGCAGATACAACATCGAGGCGACCACAGCGACACCTAAGGTTCCTTATCGCGAGACGATACGCAAATCGGTTGAGGGGATACACGCCCGCTATAAGAAACAGACTGGCGGAAGAGGGCAGTTCGCCGATGTGGTCATAAAGATGGAACCGCTTCCACGGGGAGAGTATTTCGAGTTCGTGGATGAGATCTTCGGCGGGGCGATCCCGCGCAACTTCATCCCGGCGGTCGAGAAGGGGATCAGGAACTCGATGCAGAGCGGAGTGCTGGCCGGTTTTCCCGTCGTCGACATCAAGGTAACCCTCTATGACGGCAAGTTCCATCCGGTCGACTCCTCCGATCTGGCTTTCCAGATAGCCGCCTCCATGGCCTTTAAAGAGGCGATGCAAAAGGCCGATCCGGTGCTGCTCGAGCCGATAATGAATGTTGAGGTCACCGTGCCGGAGGAGCATATGGGCGATGTGTTGGCTGACCTCAACAGCCGCCGCGGCAGAGTGCTTGGCGTCGATCAACAGGGTAAATATCAGGTGATCAAGGCTCAAGTGCCTATGGCAGAGATGTTTAGATATGCTCTTGATCTGCGATCGATGACCAGCGCGAGGGGATGGTTCACGATGGAGTTCTCGCACTACGAGGAGGTGCCATACGACATCGCCCAGAAGATCATCGCCGCCGCTCAGGCCGAAAAGGAGGATTGA
- a CDS encoding HD domain-containing protein has protein sequence MEPERLQRLLEISRSLNSEVDLEKLMWKIVPLVREMLGADRGSVFLLDKDRGELWSLVAEGDEVKEIRFSVDKGIAGYVARTGRTVNIPDAYSDPRFNREVDRRTGYRTKSILCSPMKNLQGEVIGVVQILNKLEGDTFTKDDEIALEAFAAQAAIAIENALLYAKIEGTYEQTLQALVALLDRRDVETENHSLRVVEYTLLIARKLGFHGKSLRPIKWGALLHDIGKIGIEERILYKPEKLTPEEWEIMKKHPVIGYEALKHIEFLADALPIVRHHHERYDGKGYPDGLKGDEIPIGARIFAIADAFDAMTSDRPYRKAMPVEKALWEIAACSGTQFDPDIVGIFLQIPIEKWVSIREKISSRGGRYGSSDYGGIDLKLPMLVGKGTLGGIRRVKTA, from the coding sequence ATGGAACCTGAAAGGCTGCAGAGGTTACTCGAGATATCCAGGTCGCTCAATTCTGAGGTCGACTTGGAGAAACTCATGTGGAAGATCGTCCCTCTTGTGAGGGAGATGCTAGGGGCGGATAGAGGATCGGTGTTCCTGCTGGATAAGGATAGGGGGGAACTGTGGTCTCTGGTCGCGGAGGGAGATGAGGTCAAAGAGATAAGGTTCAGCGTTGATAAGGGCATTGCCGGATATGTCGCTAGAACCGGCCGAACGGTTAATATCCCTGATGCCTATTCCGACCCGCGGTTTAATAGGGAGGTCGATAGACGCACCGGCTACAGGACGAAATCGATCCTCTGCTCTCCCATGAAAAATCTCCAAGGGGAGGTCATCGGCGTAGTTCAGATACTCAATAAGTTGGAGGGGGATACATTCACGAAGGATGACGAGATCGCTCTTGAGGCCTTCGCCGCTCAGGCCGCCATCGCCATTGAAAACGCCCTCCTTTATGCCAAGATAGAGGGGACATACGAGCAGACCCTCCAAGCTCTTGTGGCGCTGCTCGATCGAAGGGACGTCGAGACTGAAAATCACTCCCTCAGGGTGGTTGAATATACCCTCCTCATCGCCAGAAAGCTGGGCTTTCACGGCAAGAGTCTCAGACCGATAAAATGGGGAGCCCTATTGCACGACATAGGTAAGATCGGGATCGAGGAAAGGATCCTGTATAAGCCTGAAAAGCTCACCCCCGAGGAGTGGGAGATAATGAAAAAGCACCCTGTCATAGGATATGAGGCGTTAAAACACATCGAGTTTTTGGCCGATGCTCTGCCGATCGTGCGCCACCATCATGAAAGATATGATGGGAAAGGATATCCGGATGGGTTGAAAGGGGATGAGATACCGATAGGCGCCAGGATCTTCGCTATAGCCGATGCCTTCGACGCCATGACCTCCGATAGACCGTACAGAAAAGCCATGCCGGTCGAAAAGGCCCTGTGGGAGATCGCCGCCTGCTCCGGAACCCAGTTCGACCCTGATATCGTGGGGATCTTTCTTCAGATTCCCATTGAAAAATGGGTGTCGATCAGGGAGAAGATCTCAAGCCGAGGGGGCAGATATGGTAGTTCAGACTACGGTGGAATTGACCTTAAACTCCCGATGCTCGTCGGGAAGGGGACATTGGGGGGTATTCGACGAGTCAAAACAGCTTGA
- a CDS encoding TldD/PmbA family protein, with the protein MLEREEVEDIAHNIIDLCRADEVQVFIYGGESYLTRYAENHIHQNTGVSDLSISVSAIIDGRMGEASTNRLDDESLRKVAQNAVELARISPEDPNLLPLLGPQEYEEINAFYDEEITPMDRAEGVKRVIDMCRRRRLTAAGIFSNSRGFLAIVNSKGLSAFHKSTSVTFSLSVMAERDGAGWCERSSRTIKDIDPEEIGEIAIRKAEMSCSPREISPGRYTVILEPAAVDSLIRFLSFSFNAMAVDEGRSPLKGKVGLKVFGENVNLASDVYHPLHRGAPFDPEGVPTKRVQLIEKGVATNLVYDRLTAQKHGVEPTGHGLDLRNTQGAYPRALVMEGGESTLEEMIRSTDRGILVTRFHYENMVDPMNLIVTGMTRDGTFWIEDGEIKFPIKNFRFNVSLFDVLSSVEAMSEPVYSRGVVVPAMKVNDFNFSSGTQF; encoded by the coding sequence ATGCTTGAGAGGGAAGAGGTAGAAGATATAGCCCATAATATCATCGATCTATGCCGGGCAGATGAAGTCCAGGTGTTCATATACGGTGGCGAAAGCTATCTAACCAGATATGCCGAAAACCATATCCATCAAAATACGGGTGTTAGCGACCTCTCAATATCCGTCAGCGCCATCATAGATGGGAGGATGGGCGAAGCATCCACAAACAGGTTGGACGACGAATCGCTTAGGAAGGTGGCCCAAAACGCCGTCGAACTGGCGAGGATCTCACCCGAAGATCCAAATCTACTTCCCCTTCTAGGACCTCAGGAATACGAGGAGATAAATGCTTTTTACGATGAGGAGATAACCCCGATGGACAGAGCAGAAGGGGTGAAACGGGTCATCGATATGTGTCGGAGGAGAAGGTTGACTGCCGCGGGGATCTTCAGCAATTCCAGGGGGTTCCTGGCCATCGTCAACTCAAAAGGGCTATCCGCCTTTCATAAGAGCACATCGGTTACCTTCAGCCTTTCAGTTATGGCTGAGAGAGATGGAGCGGGATGGTGTGAGCGTAGCTCAAGGACGATCAAAGATATCGATCCGGAAGAAATCGGCGAGATAGCCATACGCAAGGCTGAGATGAGCTGTTCGCCGCGGGAGATATCTCCGGGCAGATATACCGTGATTCTGGAGCCAGCGGCGGTGGACAGCTTGATACGCTTCCTCTCCTTTAGCTTCAATGCCATGGCGGTGGATGAGGGAAGGAGCCCACTGAAAGGGAAAGTCGGCCTTAAAGTCTTCGGGGAGAACGTAAACCTCGCCAGCGATGTGTATCATCCGCTCCATAGGGGCGCGCCGTTTGACCCGGAGGGCGTGCCCACCAAGAGGGTTCAGCTTATAGAGAAGGGAGTGGCAACGAACCTCGTATACGATAGGCTTACCGCCCAGAAACATGGGGTCGAGCCGACCGGACATGGACTCGATCTGAGAAACACCCAGGGAGCCTATCCAAGGGCACTCGTCATGGAGGGCGGAGAGAGCACCCTCGAGGAGATGATAAGATCGACCGATAGGGGAATCCTGGTGACCCGTTTCCACTATGAGAACATGGTCGATCCGATGAACCTGATCGTCACCGGAATGACCCGCGATGGGACGTTCTGGATCGAAGACGGCGAGATAAAGTTCCCCATCAAAAATTTCAGGTTCAACGTGAGCCTCTTCGACGTGCTGAGCTCGGTGGAGGCCATGTCCGAGCCGGTTTACTCCAGAGGTGTCGTCGTTCCGGCGATGAAGGTGAACGATTTTAACTTCTCGAGCGGGACCCAGTTTTAG